The genomic interval TTCTGGGATAACTTCTTTTATATGAGCTATGTCTAGCATCAGTATGCAATTCGTTCGACCCTCATGGACGCAGGGGGGCGCTTGGGGTTTATGACTAGGAAGAGGGGATTGAGACCACTCATAGCCTTAAAACAACAAACAGCCCTTCATTTTTGCGGTTTTTATATGTACTGTATATGCATATAGTATATTAATGACTATGACGCCAGTAATGAACCCCGCAAAAGCTACCTTAAGCCAGGCACCACAAGCCTTGGCAGGGCATTTTGCTGCCTATGAGCTCAAGCTTCTGAGTCACTGGATTTCGGCGGGTTTGCCTGGTCCGGTGGCAGATTACGCTGAAGATGGTCTCGACCTGAACCACTACTTGGTGCAGAACAAGCCGGCCACATTCATGTTCACCGTCAATGGTGATTCGATGCTTGGCGCTGGGATTTGCGATGGCGACAAAGTTGTTGTCGATAAAGCTTTACTCGAGGTGTATAGCATTGACGAGAGTTTCTTACAAATCGAGACCGTCTTAAAGCGCTACCAAAACACCAGCGAGTTAGGTCAGAAAATTAAACAAGAAGTGAAAGGCACTACTGGCTTGCCAGTTTGCGTCGGTATTGGTTCCAGTAAGACCCTGGCTAAGTTAGTCAATCACTTGACTAAAAAAACACCAACAGTTTGCTGGCGTATGCGATGTAAACGCGCTGGCAAAAGAAGAGCTCTATCAGTGGATAAGTGAGACCGAGGTAAGTGAGGTCTGGGGGTGTTGGTAAACAAATTGCCAAAAAACTCAAAGCCCAGCTCATCCTGAGCATATTGGATTTATTGCAAGCTTCACCACAAGCCATGCGCCAGCAGTTTGGTGTTGTGATGGAGTGCCTTTTTTTGCTATGAGCTACGCGGTACGGCCAAAGAGGAGAAACATATAAACGCTATCAGCGACTGGATGAATAACTTTAACGGGATCTCATTAACCATCATCATGGTTTTGTCTTACTGCACTGTGTTGAAAAACACTAAGCGTCACGAAAGCGAAACAAAGCGAGTATTTAATCGGAATTACCAGTAATTGAGTTGCTGGTAAAAGCAGTAAACAGCAGTAAAAATGCAGTAGGCCTGGAAGGGGAATGAAGAAATCACGGATTCTTTATTCCCTACTAAGGGCTATCTAGAGCAGTTAAATTCCCCTATATTTGCTAAGTCTTTTCCGACGTAGAAAAGTGGTTAATATTCCTCTATGACTGAAGATAAGCAAACCTTCCTAGACAAGAAACTACGGCCCTTGCCACGCTGGATATTTATGTCCCGCTGGTTACAGGCACCTTTATATCTTGGACTGATCGTTGCTCAAGGCGTCTACGTATGGCAGTTTTGGGTTGAGCTGATTCATCTAGTAGAGATGATGGCTAATAAGAGTATGACTGAGACTGCTTTGATGTTGGTGGTCTTGGGGCTCATTGACGTTGTCATGATCTCCAATTTATTAGTGATGGTGATCGTGGGTGGTTGGGAAACATTTGTGTCGCGCTTAGAGTTGGAAAATCATCCAGACCAACCGGAGTGGCTATCGCATGTCAATGCGGGCGTACTCAAAGTGAAGTTGGCAACAGCCATTATTGGCATTTCATCAATCCATTTATTAAAGACGTTTATCAATGCGGCATCCTATGATGAAAAGACCTTGATGTGGCAAACCTTAATTCATGTCACATTCGTCTTGTCTGCTCTGGCAATTGCTTATACAGAAAAAATAGTTACAGCCGCTCATAAGCCACATTAAAGAGTGGATATCAATACTGCAATTCAAGGCAGAACACTAAACCATGAGCATGATGAGCATTGAGAGTGTGAACCCTTGTTTTGAATGTGGCATGTCTTGCCAGCATTTCCGAGTCAGTTTCTACCATGGAGAAACTGAGGGTAACGGCACTGGAGTGGTTCCAGCAGAACTTACAAGTAAGCTCAACGCGCACCTAGCTTGTATGAATGGGTACCGAGAAGGGTAGCGGCGCTTCGTAGCCCTACTAAAAGCATAGCGTAGAAAAAGGTTGGCGCTGCTCGATTTATGAACAAAGACCGAGCCCATACCGAGAATTTAATATTCTCAATGACGATGGCACTCCGAACCTGGATTGCCAAAAACTACAGCTCGTTGCCAAGTAAAAAACGCAGCAAACCAGTTCAAGCACCGGACTCATTAAGCATCTTATTTAGCTTCTAAAGCTTTGCGTAAATAACCAGATACATTGTCTTGGCGCAGTAACCATTGCT from Polynucleobacter necessarius carries:
- a CDS encoding LexA family protein gives rise to the protein MTMTPVMNPAKATLSQAPQALAGHFAAYELKLLSHWISAGLPGPVADYAEDGLDLNHYLVQNKPATFMFTVNGDSMLGAGICDGDKVVVDKALLEVYSIDESFLQIETVLKRYQNTSELGQKIKQEVKGTTGLPVCVGIGSSKTLAKLVNHLTKKTPTVCWRMRCKRAGKRRALSVDK
- a CDS encoding TIGR00645 family protein — translated: MTEDKQTFLDKKLRPLPRWIFMSRWLQAPLYLGLIVAQGVYVWQFWVELIHLVEMMANKSMTETALMLVVLGLIDVVMISNLLVMVIVGGWETFVSRLELENHPDQPEWLSHVNAGVLKVKLATAIIGISSIHLLKTFINAASYDEKTLMWQTLIHVTFVLSALAIAYTEKIVTAAHKPH